TAATCAGAGCCCACCCAGAACTGGCAGGAAAGGCTGCGATATGTGGCGAGCTTACAAAAGAGTCCTCGATTGAGCAGGCGGGTGCCGGACTGGACCAATGCAGCCAGGAGGAGTTTTCACGCTTGACCAAGCTCAATGATGCTTACCAGAGTAAGTTTGGTTTTCCATTCATTCTGGCAGTTCGCGGGCATGACCGTAGCAGCATCCTCGGTGAGTTTGAACGCCGTTTGGCCTCTGAAGTGGAAGAGGAGCGTCGAGAATGCTTGCGACAGATTTACCGTATTGCACGTTTGCGGCTGGAGGCGATCGTCGTCGGAGATTCTGATTCATGAATATCGAAATGCTGGGCTTATACCTACTGGCCATCACTGTAGTTATTGTCGTTCCGGGGCCACTTTCGTTGTACATGGTCAGTAATGCCGTGCAAT
The sequence above is drawn from the Aquitalea denitrificans genome and encodes:
- the uraD gene encoding 2-oxo-4-hydroxy-4-carboxy-5-ureidoimidazoline decarboxylase; its protein translation is MKPLFTLQQLNCLPFDSFVAALGGVFEHSGWVAERTAALRPFHSVEELAAAMTGEVEKAGYAAQMVLIRAHPELAGKAAICGELTKESSIEQAGAGLDQCSQEEFSRLTKLNDAYQSKFGFPFILAVRGHDRSSILGEFERRLASEVEEERRECLRQIYRIARLRLEAIVVGDSDS